Proteins co-encoded in one bacterium genomic window:
- the thiL gene encoding thiamine-phosphate kinase, with protein MQENTTIGELGEQGFLDLFRDRFAEHTSGLVLGTGDDVAITPEPESGRRFVWTVDTMVENTHFRFWDDVSPRVIAAKLAASNLSDLASKGARPLYALLSLGVPSATRVSDLERFYDGLDEMLLRFGARLIGGDTVRADSWALTLTLVGDLNTDATVASRDRATPGQNIYVTGCPGESGAGFLVLESDQQGWRERFADLVGRHLSPTPRVGEGQALVAQFDDLAMLDVSDGIVTDSARIVRASGVRLALELERLPISAKLQEFATEAENDALGLFLHGGEDYELLFMTAADESSVRAACGGTPVHRIGRVEAGSGLILCDKNGREHPIEQRGFEHFA; from the coding sequence ATGCAGGAAAACACCACCATCGGCGAATTGGGCGAACAGGGCTTTCTTGACCTGTTTCGCGACCGATTTGCGGAGCACACAAGCGGACTGGTGCTGGGGACGGGTGACGATGTGGCGATCACACCGGAGCCGGAGTCGGGACGGCGCTTTGTGTGGACCGTCGATACGATGGTGGAGAACACGCATTTCCGTTTCTGGGACGATGTCTCTCCCCGAGTCATTGCGGCGAAACTGGCCGCCAGCAATCTGAGCGACCTGGCCAGCAAAGGCGCGCGGCCGTTATACGCGCTGCTTTCGCTGGGTGTGCCGTCGGCGACGCGTGTTTCTGATCTGGAGAGATTCTACGATGGCCTGGATGAAATGCTCCTCCGCTTCGGAGCCCGGCTGATCGGGGGGGATACGGTTCGGGCAGACTCGTGGGCGCTGACGTTGACCTTGGTTGGCGATCTGAATACAGACGCGACGGTGGCCAGTCGGGATCGCGCAACACCGGGGCAAAACATCTACGTCACCGGATGTCCCGGGGAGTCGGGCGCCGGATTCCTGGTGCTGGAGAGCGACCAGCAGGGGTGGCGGGAACGTTTCGCGGACCTTGTCGGGCGTCATCTCTCCCCCACCCCGCGCGTCGGCGAGGGTCAGGCACTGGTGGCGCAATTCGATGATCTGGCGATGCTGGATGTCAGCGATGGGATCGTGACGGATTCGGCCCGAATCGTCCGCGCCAGCGGCGTGCGCCTGGCGCTGGAACTGGAGCGCCTTCCTATCTCGGCTAAATTGCAGGAATTCGCCACTGAGGCCGAAAACGATGCGCTAGGGCTTTTTCTGCATGGCGGCGAGGACTACGAATTGCTATTCATGACGGCAGCGGATGAATCGTCTGTCCGCGCGGCTTGCGGCGGCACTCCGGTTCATCGAATCGGCCGGGTCGAAGCAGGCAGCGGCCTGATACTATGCGACAAGAACGGCCGCGAACACCCCATTGAGCAAAGAGGATTTGAGCATTTCGCATGA
- a CDS encoding DUF111 family protein produces MSDDLTIETLDLLQADLDDESPEVLAAACEALLAAGALDVVCLPMTMKKGRLGTRLEVLAQPQDSARLIRMMLTETSTLGVRRLPVERTAMARRFAEVEVFGESVRVKVALLDGKPLKAKPEFDDCRRIAGATGQPVRTVLAAAQEAIRRAGLLDGS; encoded by the coding sequence ATGAGCGACGACCTGACCATCGAGACGCTGGATCTGCTGCAGGCAGACCTGGATGACGAGTCGCCGGAGGTTCTGGCGGCGGCGTGCGAGGCGTTGCTGGCGGCGGGTGCGCTGGATGTCGTCTGTCTGCCGATGACCATGAAGAAAGGTCGCCTTGGAACGCGGCTGGAGGTACTCGCACAACCGCAGGATTCCGCTCGCTTGATTCGAATGATGCTGACGGAGACGTCAACACTCGGAGTGCGTCGTCTGCCCGTGGAGCGCACCGCCATGGCGCGCCGATTCGCGGAAGTTGAAGTGTTCGGCGAATCGGTCCGCGTGAAAGTCGCGTTGTTGGATGGGAAACCACTGAAGGCCAAACCGGAATTTGACGATTGCCGCCGAATCGCAGGAGCCACAGGCCAGCCGGTACGCACAGTCCTGGCGGCTGCCCAGGAAGCCATTCGCCGTGCCGGTCTTCTGGATGGATCGTGA
- the uvrC gene encoding excinuclease ABC subunit UvrC codes for MIEITDEFLATLPTSPGVYLMKDKADKIIYVGKALNLRSRVRSYFREAGDERFTVPFIRRRVASIETILTDSEKEALLLENTLIKRHKPRYNVKLRDDKTYISLRLDVAHKWPRLHRARKRKRGDKALYFGPYSSSKSVNETIRFLQRLFPIRSCSDRELEGRVRPCILHQIDRCSAPCVGLVTPEQYEKYVEKTLLFLRGQKKEVVDLLNEKMAEYSEELLFEKAAMVRDKLRALELTAEEEKVHSHRTFEQDVIAMCRRGGKIAAAVLHFRRGKLVDVRTYHFPDHDLEDAEVMEDFLSRFYEPPRVVPSAILVSAMPMNEDLLRPMLEEQREGPVEIRQPQRGEKRRMMEMAAQNAEAALERALTGQKTMEETLANLQSALHLEKSPRLIQCFDISNLQGSFPVGSMVTFRDTEPEKSRYKRFRIKTVEGQNDFAMMDEVLRRQYGRLKREEGEFPDLVIIDGGIGQLNVAREVFADLGLTKDVPVVGLAKARLKSRDGEQVRTEERIFLPGRKNPVTFRRADPALHLIERIRDETHRFAVTYHRLLRSRRALRTGLEDIPGVGPKRRGLLLKRFGSLAKIRAASVEELAGVDGIPPPIAEAVYLFLHPEDSGD; via the coding sequence ATGATTGAGATCACCGACGAGTTCCTGGCAACGCTGCCGACCAGCCCCGGCGTGTACCTGATGAAGGACAAGGCCGACAAGATCATCTATGTTGGCAAGGCACTGAATCTGCGCTCTCGCGTGCGATCGTATTTCCGCGAGGCCGGCGATGAGCGATTCACGGTGCCGTTCATCCGACGGCGCGTCGCTTCCATCGAGACGATCCTGACGGACTCCGAAAAAGAAGCGCTGCTGCTGGAGAACACACTGATCAAGCGCCACAAGCCGCGCTACAATGTGAAGCTGCGCGACGATAAGACTTACATCTCACTCCGGCTGGATGTCGCACACAAATGGCCGCGCTTGCATCGAGCACGAAAGCGCAAGCGCGGTGACAAGGCATTGTACTTCGGTCCTTATTCGAGCAGCAAATCGGTGAACGAGACGATACGCTTTCTGCAGCGCCTGTTCCCGATTCGGTCGTGTTCGGATCGAGAGTTGGAAGGCCGCGTTCGGCCGTGCATCCTGCACCAGATCGATCGTTGCAGTGCTCCGTGCGTGGGGTTGGTCACACCGGAGCAGTACGAGAAATACGTCGAGAAGACACTGCTCTTTCTGCGCGGGCAGAAGAAGGAAGTCGTCGATCTGCTGAACGAGAAGATGGCCGAGTACAGCGAGGAGTTGCTTTTCGAAAAGGCTGCGATGGTGCGCGACAAGCTGCGTGCTCTGGAGCTGACGGCCGAGGAAGAGAAGGTCCACAGCCACAGAACGTTCGAGCAGGACGTCATCGCAATGTGTCGGCGCGGCGGAAAGATCGCCGCGGCGGTGTTGCACTTCCGGCGCGGGAAACTCGTAGATGTGCGCACGTATCACTTCCCGGATCACGATCTGGAAGACGCGGAGGTCATGGAGGACTTCCTGTCTCGATTCTACGAGCCCCCGCGTGTTGTGCCGTCGGCCATACTAGTCTCGGCGATGCCGATGAACGAGGACTTGCTGAGGCCGATGCTTGAGGAACAGCGAGAGGGTCCTGTCGAAATCCGACAACCCCAGCGCGGCGAGAAGCGGCGCATGATGGAGATGGCGGCACAGAATGCCGAGGCGGCACTCGAACGCGCGCTGACTGGTCAGAAGACGATGGAGGAGACGCTCGCGAACCTGCAATCGGCACTGCATCTCGAGAAGTCACCGCGGCTGATCCAATGCTTCGATATTTCCAATCTGCAAGGCAGCTTCCCTGTCGGGTCGATGGTGACCTTCCGCGATACGGAGCCGGAGAAGAGTCGCTATAAGCGGTTCCGCATCAAGACCGTCGAGGGGCAGAATGACTTCGCGATGATGGACGAAGTCCTGCGCCGCCAGTACGGGCGATTGAAACGCGAGGAGGGGGAATTTCCCGACCTCGTCATCATCGACGGCGGTATCGGGCAATTGAACGTGGCGCGGGAGGTGTTCGCCGACCTTGGGCTGACAAAGGACGTCCCGGTGGTGGGGCTGGCGAAGGCACGGCTGAAATCTCGCGACGGAGAACAGGTGCGGACCGAAGAGCGAATCTTCCTGCCCGGCCGCAAGAATCCCGTCACATTCCGGCGCGCGGACCCGGCGCTCCATCTGATCGAACGAATCCGGGACGAGACGCACCGGTTCGCCGTAACGTACCACCGCCTGCTGCGGTCGCGGCGGGCTCTGCGGACGGGTCTGGAGGACATCCCCGGGGTCGGTCCGAAACGTCGCGGGTTGCTGCTGAAGCGCTTCGGCAGCCTGGCGAAGATCCGCGCCGCGAGCGTAGAAGAACTGGCTGGCGTGGACGGAATTCCACCACCGATTGCCGAAGCGGTGTACCTGTTCCTGCACCCGGAAGATTCCGGGGATTAG
- a CDS encoding nucleotide-binding protein: MQSESDRAEYDLATKGLDTLKRLLNEFPESGEPAQFKLWHRSLFAMVEYIFGPRSTELDDLKTMELPCYCPPRSTEDSMYYEEDLAKARTYIQELVNVQEYKIRLFAPSTPERASFPETATALTSDVFIVHGHDNAPKEEVARFLEKGGLNAIILHEKPNEGKTIIEKFESNTETACFAVILLTPDDVGLSKKEYDAKPDKNNPAMNSRARQNVVFEFGYFVGKLGRSRVCPLLVDGVEKPSDIDGVGYVSLTSGWRRLLAREIAAAGVPFNSDRALGVRES, translated from the coding sequence GTGCAAAGCGAATCCGACAGGGCTGAATACGATCTAGCCACCAAGGGCTTGGACACCTTGAAGAGATTGCTCAACGAGTTCCCGGAATCTGGGGAGCCCGCGCAGTTCAAATTGTGGCACAGATCGTTGTTCGCGATGGTTGAGTATATCTTCGGTCCTCGTTCGACGGAACTTGATGATCTGAAGACGATGGAACTGCCTTGTTACTGTCCTCCAAGGTCCACCGAGGACTCAATGTACTATGAAGAGGACTTGGCAAAAGCAAGAACCTACATTCAGGAGCTCGTCAACGTACAGGAATACAAGATTCGGCTGTTTGCTCCGAGTACCCCTGAAAGGGCATCCTTTCCGGAAACTGCCACTGCACTTACTAGCGATGTCTTCATTGTCCACGGTCACGACAACGCTCCGAAGGAGGAAGTCGCCCGCTTTCTTGAAAAAGGTGGACTCAACGCTATCATCCTTCACGAAAAACCGAACGAAGGTAAGACCATAATCGAAAAGTTCGAGTCCAACACGGAAACAGCCTGCTTCGCTGTAATACTGCTTACCCCCGATGACGTTGGTCTGTCCAAGAAGGAGTACGATGCCAAGCCCGATAAGAACAACCCAGCGATGAATTCACGTGCCAGGCAGAATGTCGTCTTCGAGTTCGGCTACTTCGTCGGGAAGCTGGGCAGGAGCCGCGTTTGCCCCTTGCTCGTCGATGGAGTCGAGAAGCCATCCGACATTGACGGCGTCGGATACGTCTCGCTTACGAGTGGTTGGAGAAGACTCCTTGCAAGGGAGATTGCTGCCGCAGGGGTTCCATTCAACTCCGATAGAGCATTGGGCGTGAGGGAATCCTAG
- a CDS encoding NYN domain-containing protein yields the protein MVALIDGENLTFRYQAMLEAEDGDVQYTPFPYVHHIRDSYVWCNGLIPPMRVSRDPFLRVSYFTSTKQHKVSELNQTIAERHQCSPGWDGCVVPRVFIKNQQDKKTKAIDIAICIEAMHYIKTQRCEDIVLVSGDGDYIPLIKELMRNGIRVHCRALSSGCKEELKFVSDSFEYLDSALFQNAENKGVR from the coding sequence ATGGTTGCATTGATCGACGGCGAGAACCTCACCTTTCGTTATCAGGCGATGCTTGAGGCTGAGGACGGGGACGTGCAGTATACACCATTTCCATACGTTCATCACATTCGGGACTCCTACGTTTGGTGCAATGGACTGATTCCGCCAATGCGTGTGTCAAGAGACCCCTTCCTTCGGGTTTCCTATTTCACGTCCACAAAGCAGCACAAGGTTTCGGAATTGAATCAGACGATAGCAGAACGTCATCAATGCTCCCCGGGGTGGGACGGCTGCGTGGTCCCACGAGTCTTCATCAAGAACCAACAGGACAAGAAGACGAAAGCGATCGACATCGCCATCTGCATTGAAGCGATGCACTACATCAAAACGCAACGCTGTGAAGACATTGTCTTGGTTTCAGGAGATGGTGACTACATCCCCCTAATCAAGGAGCTGATGCGAAACGGAATCCGCGTCCACTGCCGCGCTCTTTCCAGCGGCTGCAAAGAGGAATTGAAGTTCGTTTCTGACAGCTTCGAATACCTTGATTCCGCCCTCTTCCAGAATGCCGAGAACAAGGGGGTACGTTGA
- a CDS encoding NYN domain-containing protein, whose protein sequence is MSRGVVLIDGDYLLSNYEKMKNDGWIRASETVHHPGEVVWHRELSSIANRLRVEYYVHTGKGKCEVMRDCIAERCIYGKNATSTATPIVTCSPIKSTAIDFCVNALRYALENICTDIVLVSGDPDYLPLMEELKRLGMRVHARFFDCGTIDPRFHSIPDTFTPLERILFSGSPLPQK, encoded by the coding sequence ATGAGTCGAGGCGTTGTACTTATCGACGGTGACTACCTTCTGTCAAACTACGAGAAAATGAAGAATGACGGTTGGATCCGTGCCAGCGAGACCGTACATCACCCCGGCGAAGTTGTGTGGCACAGGGAGCTGTCTAGCATTGCCAATCGCTTGCGCGTGGAGTATTACGTACATACGGGAAAGGGGAAGTGTGAGGTGATGCGGGACTGCATCGCAGAGAGATGCATCTACGGAAAAAACGCGACATCCACGGCAACACCCATAGTGACTTGCTCTCCGATCAAGAGCACTGCGATTGATTTCTGTGTAAATGCGCTTCGCTATGCTCTCGAAAACATCTGCACCGACATAGTGCTTGTATCGGGAGACCCCGATTACCTGCCGTTGATGGAAGAACTCAAACGCTTGGGGATGCGCGTTCACGCTCGGTTCTTCGATTGCGGGACGATTGACCCACGCTTTCACTCCATTCCCGATACATTCACTCCGCTGGAGCGGATTCTCTTCAGCGGAAGTCCACTGCCCCAAAAGTAG